AACCACAAACATTCCATCTAGCAATGGTATTTCTTTGAATACCTCATTTGTAATATCATATGAAGTCACAGAATCATTCCGCGACAAACCAAGCCAATGAAATGCTCCATGTACAAAAGCCAAAGAGTCCATATCAGACAACCACGAGGAGTAAATGCCAGTAGGCTTACCAATTATTCTCCACATACCACTTTTCAATGCAAGAATTTCACTGCATGATTGGTAACTGATCTTAAGGATCATATAGTCACCACTAGTTGAGTCATATCCCAATCCGCAAGTATAATCTTCTTGCGGTAAAAATTCTGTACTAGGAAGTACAACCGATTCTCTTGTGGAAGGGTTCCATAGAAAAAGTATGAGATGGTTAGTATTATCATATCTACGAACCCCCACAAGAACCAAGCCATCGTAGCAACAATATATCTTGCAACTCCATGGTTTACCGCCATAAAGCCAATCAAGTTTTTGTACATTCTCAGTAAATTGAGTCGACGACAAAGAAGCTGGTGTTAAAGAGGAAAAATGCAAGGAAAACATGTTCttaagaaaaagaatttttggGGAATTTTGGTTATTCTTGGAAAG
The DNA window shown above is from Capsicum annuum cultivar UCD-10X-F1 unplaced genomic scaffold, UCD10Xv1.1 ctg77079, whole genome shotgun sequence and carries:
- the LOC124885453 gene encoding F-box/kelch-repeat protein At3g23880-like, whose product is MTRKANRIQGKRATKHFEEKIKMDVDGARGIYFNEEIVVDILSRLSVRSLLRFKCVSKFWMALISEPCFTLKHLKLSKNNQNSPKILFLKNMFSLHFSSLTPASLSSTQFTENVQKLDWLYGGKPWSCKIYCCYDGLVLVGVRRYDNTNHLILFLWNPSTRESVVLPSTEFLPQEDYTCGLGYDSTSGDYMILKISYQSCSEILALKSGMWRIIGKPTGIYSSWLSDMDSLAFVHGAFHWLGLSRNDSVTSYDITNEVFKEIPLLDGMFVVPDMKYVKHGLSVLGEMICICSTHRDQWKYIFNVWIMKDYGVKESWNRFFTIQSADLYSLVPEYRFSDGEVLLRCKHFDRCGYLFNTTKESSGFWPQYRSECIQNGFVYTESLISPKLLT